In Arachis hypogaea cultivar Tifrunner chromosome 17, arahy.Tifrunner.gnm2.J5K5, whole genome shotgun sequence, a single window of DNA contains:
- the LOC112765996 gene encoding uncharacterized protein has product MCIALFLWQAHPLYPFLLFNNRDEYHNRPTKEVSWWEGSDILGGRDEIAGGTWMGCSREGRIAFLTNVLELHTLPEAKSRGDLPLLFLKSNKSPKEFAESLKGEAHYYNGFNLIVIDIKSKSMVYISNRPKGQPITIEEVSPGLHVLSNAKLDTPWHKTQRLEQSFKEQLAKYGKGEIPVKEMIQKLMKDKVKADQSGLPHICSLDWELSLSSIFVEVQTPLGLYGTRSSAALVIRSSGEASFFEEYLDDGIWKEHVVDFYIPKLKFIKGQT; this is encoded by the exons ATGTGTATAGCTTTGTTTCTGTGGCAAGCCCACCCACTCTACCCTTTTCTTCTCTTCAACAACAGAGATGAATATCACAACAG GCCTACGAAGGAAGTGTCATGGTGGGAAGGAAGTGATATATTGGGAGGGAGGGATGAGATAGCAGGAGGAACATGGATGGGTTGTTCAAGAGAAGGAAGGATTGcttttcttacaaatgttttggagCTTCATACCCTTCCTGAGGCAAAATCCCGGGGTGACTTACCCCTCTTATTTCTCAAG AGCAACAAAAGTCCCAAAGAATTTGCAGAAAGCCTAAAAGGAGAAGCTCATTATTACAATGGTTTCAACTTAATTGTGATCGATATTAAGTCAAAATCCATGGTATACATCTCCAACAGACCCAAAGGACAACCTATTACCATTGAAGAGGTTTCTCCAGGACTCCATGTGCTTTCTAATGCCAAACTTGACACACCCTGGCACAAG ACTCAGCGTCTTGAACAGAGTTTCAAAGAACAGCTTGCTAAGTATGGAAAAGGTGAGATTCCTGTTAAGGAAATGATCCAAAAGCTAATGAAGGACAAAGTTAAAGCTGACCAGAGTGGTTTACCTCATATTTGCTCTCTTGATTGGGAGCTTAGTTTGAGCTCCATTTTTGTTGAAGTACAAACACCACTG GGTCTTTATGGCACAAGGAGCAGTGCTGCATTAGTTATAAGATCAAGTGGGGAAGCAAGTTTCTTTGAGGAATACCTTGATGATGGCATTTGGAAGGAGCATGTTGTTGATTTCTATATTCCCAAATTGAAGTTCATCAAAGGACAAACATAG